The DNA sequence ggagattcctgaagaaattaagaatagagcttccctatgaccctgcaattgcactgctgagtatttaccccaaagatacatatgtagtgaaaagaagagccatctgtaccccgatgtttatagcagcaatgactacagtcgccaaaccatggaaagaaccaagatgccctttgacggatgaatggataaggaagatgtggtccatatactggatggagtattatgcctccatcagaaaggatgaatacccaacttttgtagcaacatggacgggactggaagagattatgctgagtgaaataagtcaagcagagagagtcaattatgatatgatttcacttatttaaaggccattacaaagaacatggaagacataagAGAtagtgaggagaagggagttgagggaaattggaaggggaaatgaaccatgagagactatggactctgaagaacaacctgagaattttgaaggggtggggggtgggaggctggggaaccaggtggtgggtaatagagagggcatgtattgcattgatcactgggtgttgtgcaaaaacaatgaatactgttatgctgaaaataaattaaaaaaatgatgttgggTCAACTGGAcagaatgtatgaatgaatgaatatgaactactttcttataccatacacaaaaatataatcaaaatggatggaagacttaaatgtgagtCATGAATCTATAAGTATccaaaaggagaacacaggctatCATCTCCTTGACATTGGCTAAgcaatttatttctagatttgtctccaatggcaagagaaacaaaagcatcaATAATTgagactttataaaaataaaaaagcttctacacatcaaacaaaataatcaacaaaactaaaagacaaactggaatagaagaagatattttcaaattatatatcagataaagggctagtatctacaatatataatgaaaatataaaactcaacacccaaaacaaataacccagaaaaaaatgggcagagaaggtgaaaggatatttttccaaagaaatacagatagccaacagacacttgaaaagatgctcgacatcactcaatatcaaggaaatacaagtaaaaatgctatgagatatcacctcacatatatcaggatggctaaaattagcaacacaaGGAACAAGTGATTTTgggaaggatatggagaaatgggaaccctcttgaCATGCTGCAAATGCATGTCTTGAATgcaatatatcttgaaatcaatatatcttgaaaatattttgaatgcaaACTGATGTATCCACCTTGGAAAAGAACatgaagtttcctcagaaagttaaaaatagacctactgtctaaaaaattattttgtaatacaGAAAAGGCTAAGGCCACATATAACCTGGTatctatttcacagataagattttattgatgatggtgaaatttgagatttcttttaatattggtTAAGATTtccagttaataataataaaatattttaaacagacaTGAGAAGATAACCAGAACAGTGCAACATAGATACCTAttaactttgttgttgttgttgttgttgttgttgttagggcTCTTAATTGCATTCTTCTTCAAGGTCCCAGAAGGAATTTACCAATAGCAAACCTCATCAACTCCCATAATGCGGATAGTAAAATGAGGGTGATGTCACTATACTGTTTATCTTTATACCATGGCCACACTCCATTACTCAGATGAATAAGACCTCCAGCATCATCTGATGTTGAGTTCAATCATATGGAGAGAACTGCAGGAGCAAAAGGGTAATTATTGTTTTTTACTTGTTCTCCTTTGGTATATGCTACTAATTCTGGACCATATTTCCTCAATTTTTCCCTAGCAtctatttttatgaagaaaaacaattatgctttttaaaatcaagtataATTAACCAGTGAAACATTAGTGTCAGTTGTACAATATATTTGAGAATtccatacatttctcagtgcacaCCAAGAAAATATACTCCTAATCACCTTTTTATGATTCAATCTTTCATGTAACAGTAACTTACTGCAATATATTGGGAAATGGGTTGTTACTGCCTTATGTATggacaaaagaatacatattccTCCTATATTATTGgatgatgtgtttcttttcttaaggttgaaattttacaaaaaaaaatgagcctgaTTTTACTTTAGGTGGGAATTATTTCTgatagaaaagtaaaagaaatgtctcaataaaatttatgtttcttagaagaaactgacAGTGAGTGGTATTACCCAAATTGTAGACTGTGGAGAGAAGATAGTGTTCTAGAGAGCTAAGACAGCTTTATGAGCTGTGGGTCCCAACATATGAATTGAGACACAAGTCATATCCCAGGTAAATTATGTGATGCTAGGCAAATCACCTGAGAATctgaattatttaatttgtaaaaagagaaaacaagatgagTAAGATAACTATCAGGGAAGACAAAATATGGTAAAGCAATAGAGCAAAATCTGCTGTTAGCTTCAAAGATTTGATGTTACCATACTACCACTATTAATAAGTCCCAGAATTAAGTAATGTACTGCTTTGTTTATATTAAACTCAAGAAAttgaatacagaaaaataagaatgaacagTGAGGTCAATCACCTGACATAGTACAGATAGCATCCTCTTGTCTGTCTGGTGTGCCAGTGGACTTTTCAGTGTGGCTTGATCACAGTCATTCTCATTTACCAATTGCAATAAAGATTTGCTTCATTTGGACCACAATATTAATTCAGAAAGCTagtatattttcctcttattgggctttcttaatttttcacaGATGTCAGCTTTCATCTACCAGTAGATGTGGaatttgacagatttttttaatgcaatgtgTACCAGATTTGTTTGATATTTATATTAAGGTATCAAATTAATTTTCAGTGTTGTCTACTGCTTTAGCACTCAGAACTGGAGAATCTTAATAAGTTGACTATTGTAATTAGTCTTTGGAATCATTATAAGAGCATACAATGTTTTGAAAGTTAGAGATTATTATTGAAATATGCCTGAATCATAACCATTTCTAAACTCTTCCTAGACAGAAGAGccaatgtttctttttatgttgGTAAGGacctttaaaatttaatatttcagaAACTTAAAAGTTGCTAATCTTTAACATTcattagagaaaatataaaagcagttACTACTGATTCTTTTCAGAAAAGACAGATGTATTTTACTTCtactgtgctttatttttaatatttttaaatttttttcagtgttccaagattcattaaaTTGTAAGCAGACCCTCTTCTACTGTGCTTTcttattttgagtcatttttaaactatactttaaattcacacacacacacacacacacacacacaactattttTGCCTGTGTAGACGGACTCTGATCTCCTTCAGTGTAACAATTTAGACTTCATGTAATTTGTTTTTAGCACTTAACACTGATGTAGGCTTTGAGTAGCCAGACACAAGAAGGGGAATTGAATTGGAGACAGAAACAATTCAGTGTTGCTCAGTTATTTTCTCTGCATCTCAGTTCCTATGAAAAATTGGTTGCCACAGACAATAAATAGATGATGTTTGTGAAAACTAAAGATTTGTCCTATAAATGACAATGATTTTCTAAATGACAGCTCTCCCTCCTTAAATCTAGAATGAGTGGTAGTAGCTTTGTGTAAATGAAGCTGGAGAAGGTATACTAGAAAAAAAGGTAGGATTCCCTTAAAGATCTGTTtaaacagaatatataaatagacTACAGAAACTATCAAATCTAAATCCTTAtgtgtatgaaaagatgctaaaactGGCAAACAGGAGTAATTCATCTTgtatcataaaacaaaaatggtaACAGCCATCTCTTACACAGAATCTGTACAAAAATTATTATAGATCTTAACTCTTTAGCAATATATGTACTTACTCATCTGtaactttaattattttacataatttaatccTGAACATACTTGAGATCTAACTTTACTATCCACTTGTTATGCAAAGTGGACAAAAAAGTTGGTGGATAGAGGATAAGCTGGGCCCAGAATCATAGTCCAGATTCAAAGTATGAGTTCCTAAATTGATGTCCTAGGATATCTAAGAGGCTGAATATTGGTGAGGAACTCATTGGTTCCATGTGGATGCATGGCTTACTTACTCCACATAAACACAGAGCATCACAAAGGAGATTTGAACTTTTGGTATGATTATTCCCCAAATTATGTTTGTTACTTTCTAAACCTTtcatatatggactatatctccAACAGTTTTTAAGATCCAGTTGGATCCTTACACCAGGGAGGTTGATTAAAAttttgacatacatatatattacctCTAGAAATAaggggttttattctttttttaatgattcactttttgtgttttcaaaggGCAGTGATTGCGGAATATTCTATATTCATTGATAAACAACACTGTAATCAGGAATTCTCAAAACCCTGAACTGTGGAAATCTTTTATGTTACCCATAtccctttttaatttaaattcaattagtcgacatatagtacatcattagtttcagatgtttaataacttatcagttgcatataacacccagttataatcacatcacatgccctcaaTAAGGTCCATAACCCAATTACTCCATCCCCCATTCAccactcctccagcaaccctcagtttgtttccaataGCTAAgattttctcatggtttgtctctctccctctctagtgagttcccattcacttttccctcccttttcctatgatcctctgtgctgtttcttacattgctcatatgagtgaaaccataggataatctgtctttctctgattgacttattttactcagcataatatcctccagttccatctatgtcaatgtaagtggtaagtattcatcctttctgatgtgtGACtaaatttcattgtatatatgaaacacatgtactttatccattcatctgttgatgtacatctcagctctttctactttttagctattatgggcattgctgctatgaacattggggtacaggtgcccctttggattactacatttgtatatttggggtaaatacatagtagtgcaatagtgtagccctatttttaactttttaaagaacctccacactgttctccagaggggctgcaccaatttggattcccaccaacaagtTATGATGATtcgtctttctctgcttcctccccaacATCAGTGTTTCCcgagttattaattttagccatcctgactggtgtgaggtggtatctattgtggttttcacttgcatttccctgatggcttgtgatgtgtagcatttttttttcatgtgtctgttggccatttgtttgtcttcttgggagaaatgtctttcatgcattctgcccatttcttgactggattatagttttggggtgttgagtttgagcagttctttatggatcttggaaaTTAGCCTTTTATATGATATGttattggcaaatatcttctctcattccatttggtgccttttagttttctttgtggtgcagaagtttttagcttgatgaagtcccaaaaaatgaagttcctttttgcttttgtttcccttgcctttggagatgtgtctaggaagaagttgctgcagctgggGTCAAAgtgattgctgcctgtgttctcctctaggattttgatggattcctgtctcacattaggtctttcatccattttaagtttatctttgtgtatgatgtaagaaaatcatccggtttcattcttctccatgtgaTTGTCCATATTtaccagaaccatttattgaatattgattttctccttatctctgaaatttgcaagcttaaCTATTATATTTCAgggtattgacctatttttatttattttagggggtgttccttttaccttttggaaataaatccctgtttccctccccagattaaGAAAGTTCTCAACTATGATTTGCTCAAGTAcaccttctgtccttctctctctttcttctttccctgagACTCCAATAATtccaatattgtttcattttatggaatCAGTGATATATCAAATTCTCCTCTCCTGTCCATTAGTTGCTGCTTGGGGCTTTTGTTCCCTAAGGCTTTTGTGCCTCTTTAGAGGATGAAAGTAAAAATAGTCAGGCTGATCTCCATCCCTGAAGCTGAAATATGGCAGCCCCATCTTCCCAGTAAATCCTCAGGGATAAGCAGTCCTCACTTTTCTGTGTGCTAAAGTTCAGACTTCTGTGGTGCATTTCTGCACCAGTCCTCCTGGGGAAAGTGGAAGGTCACCatgtttctgtccttttttgGGCCCCCACATGGAGAGTAGTCATCCAGTGGTGCCTCAGTTTGTGGTTTAGGGCAAATGGATATGAGAACCCCCTTCCCAGGCTCACTGACCATAGACTGTTTCCTGCTCAAATGCTTGGAAACTCTGCTGATTCAGGAACTCTTATTCTTTCTGTAACCCTGGATTTCCTGAAACCACAGCCTCCCACCTAggattcttccctgctttgccaCATGAACAtctttcaggcagggatgtctTTTACTggggcagacttctaaaagttctgattttgcactcaggctatatcactttctggtagctCCCTCATGGAAGATCCCACTCCCCACCATTTGTCATCCAACTATCCCATCAAATTCACTTCTCCATACCTCCTAACTTATAAAAAGTGGTCTTTTTACTATTTGTAGaatccaaaaattattttcttaaacatcTATGGTTGAAatcataggtgttcagaatggttggaatgttatccagctaaattcaagggaccagatgaaatgagaTCCTCTaatcttctgccatcttgcttccctccccctaccaatatccttttaaaaatatttttatttgaatatactcGTCACACAGTGTTCCATCAGCTTTATatttacaacatagtgattcacaaGGTTAAGTTATTATGTTCACAACAAGTGTACTTACCATCTGTCATGAGACATTATCAGGGTGATGGAGAGTGggtcaaaatgggtgaaggggagaaggaggtaCAGGCCCCTAATTATAGAATGATAAGGCACaggaatacagtcaatattttaataaaaatgcaatggGATAGATGGTAGCTGTATTTATGATGAATATAGCATAGTGTATAAACTTGTTAATGGAACATTGtaaactatactcaaatttaaagaaataataaaataaaaatgaaggaaaaaatacaaaaaataaaacaaaatatacaattaatgggctatattccttatgctgagccttttattcctgtgacttatttattccataactggaagacaGTATCTCACAttcttcttcacccattttgtcacTGCTCCATCACTTTCTTccctagcaaccatcagtttcttctctgtatttacacATATGGTTAgctttttgcttattcattcatttctgtttttacattCCACATACAGAACTGAGTTtatgtggcatttgtctttctcagtctgacttacttcacttaatataataccatgtgggcccatccatgttgttacaaaggGCACAATGTTATGgattttatggctgcataatagtccattgtctgCACggaatatacaaacacacacatacataccactcCTTCCTTAAagattcatctattaatggacagtTAGattccatatggaaagattgtttccatatcttaactATTGTGAATAAGAATAGCATAAGAATAGgggtacatatataaatatatgaatgaatgaaatcttgccatttgcattgttatggatggagctagagaataagTTATGCAAactaagttaatcagagaaaaacaaatgtcagatgatctcacttatatgttgaatttaataaacaaaacaaataagtaaagggggggaaagagagaggcaactatagagaataaactgatggttaccaaagggaagtgggaaggggatggattaaataggtgatggagattaaagaatGCAGATGTTGTGGTATGCACcaagtgttgtatggaagtgttgaatcactatattgtgtacctgaaaccaatattgcattgtatgtggCACCTGAAACCAAAATTACACTGTATaaaaactaactggaatttgaataaaaatgttaaaaaaggtcATATGAAGAtctggtaaaaattaaaataaacatatatgtccatatattagtgtttttgctttatttgggGAAATGCAtaaccagtagtggaattattaaggcatgaatatttttttaaaagatgtatttttttggttttgctttttgtttttgtttttgttttacagagagagaaagataacaggagacagggcaaagggagagggagaaagagaatctcaagaagtcTCCCTGCTTGGTATTGAGTCTAGTGGAGCAGTTCTCAAactctgaccctgagatcaaaacttggtcaaggggcacctgggtggctcagtgggttaaagcctctgccttcggctcaggtcatgatctcagggtcctgggatcgagccccgcatcaggctctctgctcagcaggaagcctgctccctctctctctgcctgcctctctgcttgcttgtgatctctgtctgtcaaataaataaaatattaaaaaaaaaaaaaaacttggtcaAAAGTTGGggacttaaccaactaagtcactcAGGTTCCCCTAAGGTACTGTATTTTTGATTTGTGAATTCctaaatttctattaaatttgtTCAATTACAGGTAATTTATACTCCTACAATTTGCAAGTCCTTGGAATTTCTCTTTATTAGTACCCTGGGTTCCTGTGTGtaaacatgcacacagacacacacacaagctcactaaaattttatttcaggttGTCATATGCCATGAGTGATCTATTAACTCTACAGTTCTCCTTGGTGATTCAGGTAAAATCCAATGGAGAATACCACTTGGGTGGCCAACCATACTGGACGATTAGATTTTGAACTAGTGGGACTCTTCAGTCAATCCAACCACCCAACTCTTCTTTGTGTGGtcatttttgtggttttcctAATGGCCTTGTCTGGAAATACCATCCTGATCCTTCTGATACAGTGTGATGTTCACCTGCACaaccccatgtacttttttatcaCCCAATTGTCTCTCATGGATGTGATGTACATTTCTGTCACTGTGCCCAAGATGCTCATGGACCAGGTCATAGGAGTGAATAAGATCTCAGCCCCTGAATGCGGGAtgcaaatgtttctttatttgacactaggaggttcagaatttttccttctagctgccatggcctatgaccgctatatGGCCATCTGCCATCCACTCCGTTATCCTATCCTCATGAACTATAGGGTGTGTCTCCTCTTGGtgtcttcttcctggtttctaGGATCTGTGGATGGATTTATGCTCACATCCGTCAGCATGACCTTCCCCTTCTGTAGATCCCGGGAGatccatcatttcttctgtgaggtCCCTGCTGTAATGAAGCTTTCCTGCTCAGACACTTCCCTCTATGAGACCCTCATGTACCTGTGCTGTGTTCTCATGCTCCTCATCCCTGTGACAATCATTTCAAGCTCCTATTCTTTCATCCTCTTCACCATCCACAGGATGAActcagcagagggatggaagaaGGCCTTTGCCacttgttcttcccacatgatgGTAGTCATCCTCTTCTATGGTGCTGCTGTCTATACCTACATGCTTCCCACCTCCTATCACACCCCAAAGAAGGACATGATTGTATCTGTCTTTTACACTATACTCACTCCTGTTCTAAATCCTTTAATTTATAGTCTTAGGAATAAGGATGTAACAAGGGctctaaaaaaaatgttgaatgtggGATCTGTCTTACATGAAAGTATAAAGTAGGAAATATTTgtactgtttcttttccttcatgcTACAAATTAGAACTTTAGGATCTTATGCCAACGTTATTCTTCAGGTTCTCATACCATATGTCAACACCTATTCATCCCTTTCAGAGGAATTGTTTCCTTATACTGAAAAGCTCTTCATTTTTACACTTCtgtattcaaaatatttgtaCAATTGCATTGTACCCatgttatatttttctgaaatttacaACTGCACTGTGATTCTGTGGGAAAATACTCATATTTGTATGAAATACATATCAAGATATTCACAAACAAGGGTCATAAGGTGATAtgagacagacagatggagagagaagtgaTAAATCAAATGGGGTGTAATGCTAATACTTGAATCTAGGAAAAAGGTATATTAATTCTTTATTgtactattattaatattaatactacTTTTACTATTCATACTAATTTTCTACAAATTTGAAATTACTtgggaataaaatataaagtatcaaACTTTTGGCTATGTTAAAAATTTGTCCTTGATGCATAGTgtcattttaagtgaaaaatcttgaaaatcatTCAAAAATTAACATGGCTGATCATTACTGCATCAATCCAGTTGTTGTGCTGTTTAATTAGATCGATTTCATTCCTTAGGTTTCAAAACTGAAGACATTCAGTGGCTGTTATCTCTCTGAAATCATTAGTACATTGTGGTAGAATGTACTGTGTGAAAAATATTAATCCCAAGAAGCCAGGCTTAGGGCAGCTTTCCAGCATAAAGTAATACCAGCTGAGATTTGAAGTATGTCATTTATACAAACAAGCAGAGGAAGACCATCAAACAAcaaatctttcatttattcaaaaagcacatcttatgataaaataaacaaataactaatagcaaactgaatttaacatataaataacaAATGTCTACTATCCCTAAGGGATTTGGTCTATAAGTGTAGTTTGTGAAAATAGttgtagtaaaatacacaaattatttTGAGGCTCATGTAGAAAAGGCATAGCTCATAAGGACATACCTGTTCTACCTATGACATGTGAATTCAGCCAAACAAAGAAGCTGGAAGGAGACCCTCGATCTCAGTGTTGAATGGTGACCAGATGCTACCTTCATATGAGTACAGGAGGCTGGGACCAGGGTTCTTGCTCAAGGAGCGACGACATGATGCCACAATAAAGGAGCACTATAAGCAAAGTTCAGGTGGTTGACCAAACAGGAGAGAAATGTCCCAATAGCACCTCCTTCCTGGTTCACCTTATACCTTCGTTTCTTGTCCTTTCATGACCAAGACATttacaaatgataacaaaatgaCCAGATTTGGATTGTAGAAAAGTTAAATCACTGGGAATCTATTGGAGAAGAGCAACACTTGGTTGAAGACCAGGAGAGTAGGAAGATGAGCTGAATAGTGTTGATCTAAGTGGAATGGACTTTTCCAAGTGGAATTATGGGCTTTTGGGGTGTAAGCTGGGCCTTGTTGAATATATTCCATAAAACCACAAATTTGGTTGCATGTTTACCCATTTCCAATTGTTAGGGATGAAAGGAATGAgaatgacacaaagcaaaaatcaagcaaagttttatttcacgccatgcatcagaaatgaaactgaccggtaggtgctgagccttgctgggggccaccgcctccttgccctggggtccctcctggaggctccctgcctcaccctcactgtaccacaggccactcctgaCGAGTCCGCTcccggcggcgctgctgcttggggtggcaaggccgctgcagatgaggcagCTCCCAGGACTtctagtgacagcgccgctgctcgGGCAGCAAGGCCACTCGTGGCGGCACCGCTGCAGATGAggttcccagcaatgccgctccagatgaggctgctcccggTGGCGCCACTGCTTGgggtggcgaggctcccagcaatgctgctcccgatgatgaaaagggcgctgtcattctccacaaccccgacactaccactaccctaacggctcccaatggttCCTGCTACCAGCtaccctaactcctcctgctactactCCCCCGTGCagtctcacagaccagcctttatagaggtggttgagcccgacccacacacaggtggccaatgggattgcaactcacctcagtaaatatatgcatgccccactgattgatCGTCttcatctagctggcctggcccacccctatatcccccccttttctttggaaattagtcaaatccttgacctttcaacaggtaacaataggagcaaaaataaactcagggttttttagccttagctttagtccatggtcaacAGGGTCTGTCGGCTGCAGCTTCCGTCTCTGGGGGGTGTTCTCGTCCTCAGTTCGTTTGAcctgacccgcatgaatccaggccctaatgccttctacatttactgctgtgggggtggtcaagataacagtaaatggtcccttccagaaagactccaagtttcccacttgatagcgatgtatccaaaccaagtccccgggttgataaggatgtggttccacctcggCCTCCATCCCAGTgcgggcagtcaggatccctgagtgggctttttttaagatagac is a window from the Meles meles unplaced genomic scaffold, mMelMel3.1 paternal haplotype, whole genome shotgun sequence genome containing:
- the LOC123936096 gene encoding olfactory receptor 2T29-like, whose protein sequence is MENTTWVANHTGRLDFELVGLFSQSNHPTLLCVVIFVVFLMALSGNTILILLIQCDVHLHNPMYFFITQLSLMDVMYISVTVPKMLMDQVIGVNKISAPECGMQMFLYLTLGGSEFFLLAAMAYDRYMAICHPLRYPILMNYRVCLLLVSSSWFLGSVDGFMLTSVSMTFPFCRSREIHHFFCEVPAVMKLSCSDTSLYETLMYLCCVLMLLIPVTIISSSYSFILFTIHRMNSAEGWKKAFATCSSHMMVVILFYGAAVYTYMLPTSYHTPKKDMIVSVFYTILTPVLNPLIYSLRNKDVTRALKKMLNVGSVLHESIK